From Oryza brachyantha chromosome 9, ObraRS2, whole genome shotgun sequence, a single genomic window includes:
- the LOC102702215 gene encoding UDP-glycosyltransferase 79-like, whose protein sequence is MVVHSGEQSVHIVLVPYPSQGHINPVLQFGKRLAAHAGVRCTVAVTRFVAGSTTPSRLGSVHVAVFSDGCDEGGPAELGGHRGPYFERLEQAGSVTLDALLREEAALGRPATVVVHDTFMPWVPALARRHGAACAAFLTQTCAVDVVYTHARAGRLAVPVREGDGPLRLPGLPAQLDVDDVPTFLAAHDTHHPSMRALLMNQFAGLESVDHVFVNSFYELEPQEAAYMAATWGAKTVGPTVPSAYLDNRLPDDASYGFHLHTPMTAECREWLDAQPAGSVVYASFGSIAAPGPEQMAEVAEGLYSSGSPFLWVVRATETGKLPEGFAAKVKKTAKRGLIVPWCPQLEVLAHPAVGCFVTHCGWNSTVEALSAGVPMVAVPQWSDQTTNAKYISDVWRVGVRARPDGGEGVVRKEEVERRVREVMEGERCKEYMRNAASWSGKARSAMGEGGSSDRNIAEFLSRYMLRHGIGTR, encoded by the coding sequence ATGGTGGTGCACTCCGGCGAGCAAAGCGTCCACATTGTCCTCGTGCCCTACCCCTCCCAGGGCCACATCAACCCGGTGCTCCAGTTCGGCAAGCGGCTCGCCGCGCACGCCGGCGTCCGGTGCACCGTCGCCGTGACGCGGTTCGTCGCCGGCTCGACCACGCCGTCCCGTCTGGGGTCGGTGCACGTCGCCGTGTTCTCGGACGGCTGCGACGAGGGCGGCCCCGCCGAGCTCGGCGGCCACCGGGGCCCCTACTTCGAGCGGCTGGAGCAGGCCGGGTCGGTGACGCTGGACGCGCTCctccgggaggaggcggctctggggcgtccggcgacggtggtggtgcACGACACGTTCATGCCGTGGGTGCCGGCGCTggcgcggcggcacggcgcggcgtGCGCAGCGTTCTTGACGCAGACGTGCGCCGTTGACGTCGTGTACACGCACGCCCGCGCGGGGCGCCTCGCGGTGCCGGTGAGGGAAGGGGATGGGCCGCTCCGGCTGCCCGGGCTGCCGGCGCAGCTCGACGTGGACGACGTGCCGACGTTCTTGGCCGCCCACGACACGCACCACCCGTCCATGCGTGCGCTGCTGATGAACCAGTTCGCCGGCCTGGAGAGCGTGGACCACGTCTTCGTCAACTCGTTCTACGAGCTGGAGCCACAGGAGGCGGCGTACATGGCGGCGACGTGGGGCGCGAAGACGGTCGGGCCGACCGTGCCGTCGGCGTACCTCGACAACCGCCTTCCCGACGACGCGTCGTACGGCTTCCACCTCCACACGCCGATGACGGCGGAGTGCCGGGAGTGGCTGGACGCCCAGCCGGCGGGCTCCGTCGTATACGCCTCGTTCGGCAGCATCGCGGCGCCGGGGCCGGAGCAGATGGCCGAGGTCGCGGAGGGCCTCTACAGCAGCGGCAGCCCCTTCCTCTGGGTCGTCCGCGCCACGGAGACGGGCAAGCTCCCGGAGGGGTTCGCCGCCAAGGTGAAGAAGACGGCGAAGCGCGGGCTGATCGTGCCGTGGTGCCCGCAGCTGGAGGTGCTGGCGCACCCGGCCGTCGGGTGCTTCGTGACGCACTGCGGGTGGAACTCCACCGTGGAGGCGCTGAGCGCCGGCGTGCCGATGGTGGCGGTGCCGCAGTGGTCGGACCAGACGACGAACGCCAAGTACATCTCGGACGTGTGGCGCGTCGGCGTGCGGGCGCggccggacggcggcgagggggtggtgaggaaggaggaggtggagcggCGCGTGAGGGAGGTGATGGAAGGGGAGAGGTGCAAGGAGTACATGAGGAacgcggcgagctggagcGGCAAGGCGAGGAGCGCCATGGGCGAAGGTGGCAGCTCGGACAGGAACATCGCCGAGTTCCTGTCCAGGTACATGCTGCGCCATGGGATTGGGACCAGATGA
- the LOC102702496 gene encoding UDP-glucosyltransferase UGT13248-like, which translates to MADSDGSVHVLLLSYPAQGHVNPLLQFGKRLAVRRGVRCTLAVTRSVLSSSCRAPSPGDAAVRVAAYSDGCDAHGYDELGDEGAYLSRLESAGSATLDELLRGESGEGRPVHVVVYDAFLPWAPRVARRHGVAACAAFFTQACVVNLAYAHAWAGRVELPLPTTAPAPPLPGVPAELEPAEFPSFLTSPAAGRSAYLDLLLQQCQGLEVADHVLVNSFHELQPKEAEYMAATWGAKTVGPTVPSAYLDKRLPDDVSYGFNVHAPMTAESKAWLDARPASSVVYVSFGSLATPGAAQMAELADGLRDSGRLFLWVVRSSETHKMPEDFAGKVAAEAGRGLIVTWSPQLEVLAHPAVGCFVTHCGWNSTVEALSAGVPMVAVPQWSDQPTNAKYVEDVWRVGVRGWPDGEGVMRKEEVERCVREVMEGERSKEYRKNAAGWSAKARSAMSEGGSSDTNISEFLSKILVASART; encoded by the exons ATGGCAGATTCGGATGGCAGCGTCCACGTGCTACTCCTCTCATACCCGGCCCAAGGCCACGTCAACCCGCTGCTCCAGTTCGGCAAGCGGCTGGCcgtccgccgcggcgtccgGTGCACCCTCGCCGTGACGCGGTCCGTGCTCAGCTCCTCCTGCCGCGCGCCGTcacccggcgacgccgccgtccgcgtcgccgcctACTCCGACGGCTGCGACGCCCACGGCTACGACGAGCTCGGCGACGAGGGGGCCTACCTGTCCCGCCTCGAGTCGGCCGGCTCGGCCACGCTGGACGAGCTCCTCCGCGGCGAGTCCGGCGAGGGGCGGCCGGTGCACGTCGTCGTCTACGACGCGTTCCTGCCGTGGGCGCCgcgcgtggcgcggcggcacggcgtggCGGCGTGCGCGGCGTTCTTCACGCAGGCGTGCGTGGTGAACTTGGCGTACGCGCACGCGTGGGCCGGCAGGGTGGAGCTGCCTCTGcccacgacggcgccggcgccgccgctgcccggcGTGCCGGCGGAGCTCGAGCCGGCCGAGTTCCCCTCGTTCCtcacctcgccggccgccggccgctccgctTACCTCgatctgctgctgcagcagtgCCAGGGCCTCGAGGTGGCTGACCATGTCCTCGTCAACTCCTTCCACGAGCTGCAGCCAAAG GAAGCAGAGTACATGGCGGCGACGTGGGGCGCGAAGACGGTGGGGCCGACCGTGCCGTCGGCGTACCTCGACAAGCGGCTGCCGGACGACGTGTCGTACGGCTTCAACGTCCACGCGCCGATGACGGCGGAGAGCAAGGCGTGGCTGGACGcgaggccggcgagctccgTCGTGTACGTGTCCTTCGGCAGCCTCGCCACGCCGGGCGCGGCGCAGATGGCCGAGCTGGCCGACGGGCTCCGCGACAGCGGCAGGCTCTTCCTCTGGGTGGTCAGGTCGTCGGAGACGCACAAGATGCCGGAGGACTTTGCCGGcaaggtggcggcggaggcggggagggGGCTCATCGTGACGTGGAGCCCGCAGCTGGAGGTGCTGGCGCACCCGGCCGTCGGTTGCTTCGTGACGCACTGCGGGTGGAACTCCACCGTGGAGGCGCTGAGCGCCGGCGTGCCGATGGTGGCGGTGCCGCAGTGGTCGGACCAGCCGACGAACGCCAAGTACGTCGAGGACGTGTGGCGCGTCGGCGTGCGGGGGTGgcccgacggcgagggcgtgatgaggaaggaggaggtggagaggtGCGTGAGGGAGGTGATGGAAGGGGAGAGGAGCAAGGAGTACAGGAAGAACGCGGCGGGGTGGAGCGCCAAGGCGAGGAGCGCCATGAGCGAAGGTGGCAGCTCCGACACAAACATTTCCGAGTTTCTCAGCAAAATCTTAGTAGCATCTGCCAGAAcatga